A genome region from Apus apus isolate bApuApu2 chromosome 2, bApuApu2.pri.cur, whole genome shotgun sequence includes the following:
- the LOC127381464 gene encoding uncharacterized protein LOC127381464, translated as MMMMRMKMRMVMGIPMLLLLPRLLFSSPPPSPPPPRIAGLSRRRPAQPVRRRDTEPARPLPPPRPHTAPARSSRPAPGADTGPAGADLTGWRPRRAAGKARSGATGRDGTRCHGAPRTPTPHRGDRPTRWLPPPSLFFIYFMFPVEKENQTEPPSGMKAAASLRGAPYPRPRTSAAAGAALAPPEPRGAGAGLAAARGCRDPLPPPRVCGSGRG; from the exons atgatgatgatgaggaTGAAGATGAGGATGGTGATGGGGATCCCgatgctcctcctgctcccGCGGCTCCTCTTCTCCTCACCTCCGCCTTCTCCACCTCCGCCTCGCATTGCTGGCCTCAGCCGCCGCCGACCAGCACAG ccaGTGCGACGCAGAGACACGGAGCccgcccgccccctccccccgccgcgGCCCCACACTGCGCCTGCCCGCTcctcccgcccggccccgggcgCAGACACCGGCCCCGCCGGCGCTGACCTCACGGGCTGGCGGCCGCGCCGGGCTGCGGGGAAAGCGCGGAGCGGCGcgacgggacgggacgggacgcGGTGCCACGGGGCGCCCCGCACGCCCACCCCGCACCGCGGGGACCGGCCAACCCGCTGGCTTCCCCCACCCTCgttgttttttatatattttatgttcCCGGTGGAGAAGGAAAATCAAACAGAGCCCCCATCGGGCATGAAAGCGGCAGCTTCGCTTCGGGGTGCCCCTTATCCCCGTCCCCGCACGTCAGCGGCTGCGGGGGCAGCGCTTGCTCCTCCCGAGCCCCGGGGAgccggggcagggctggctgcagcccgGGGGTGCAGggaccccctcccccccccccgtgtcTGCGGCTCCGGGCGGGGGTGA